The proteins below come from a single Sorghum bicolor cultivar BTx623 chromosome 4, Sorghum_bicolor_NCBIv3, whole genome shotgun sequence genomic window:
- the LOC8055400 gene encoding 7-deoxyloganetin glucosyltransferase: protein MAAGDNTKPHAVCVPFPAQGHVTPMMKLAKVLYCKGFHITFVNTEYNHRRLIRSRGPQAVAGLPGFRFATIPDGLPHSDADATQDPAAICDSTMKTCLPHLKRLLDRLNHDAAGDGEQVPPPPPPVTCVVADNVTSFCLDAAKDIGVPCLLFWTASACGYLGYRHFQFLMDEGLAPLKDEAQLTNGYLDTPVGWARGMSKHMRLRDFPSFIYTMQRGDILLDFMMHEVSRTNAAAAVILNTFDELEPEALDAMRAILPPPVYTIGPLSLLLERLVATAAAAVPEPGDDVVVVDAAALGTVRASLWKEDHTCLRWLDGRAARRSVVYVNYGCVTTMSNQDLVEFAWGLASSGYDFLWIIRPDLVKGETAVLPPEFVESTKGRCLLASWCEQEAVLRHEAVGVFLTHSGWNSMTESLSAGVPMLCWPFFAEQQTNRRYACTEWGVGMEVDGDVRREALAATIREAMAGDKGKEMKRRADEWKEAAIRATQPGGTALTNLDDLIKNHVLLPKC from the exons ATGGCAGCCGGCGACAACACCAAGCCGCACGCGGTGTGCGTCCCGTTCCCGGCGCAGGGCCACGTGACGCCGATGATGAAGCTGGCCAAGGTCCTCTACTGCAAGGGCTTCCACATCACCTTCGTCAACACCGAGTACAACCACCGCCGCCTGATCCGGTCCCGGGGCCCCCAGGCCGTCGCGGGCCTCCCGGGCTTCCGCTTCGCCACCATCCCTGACGGCCTGCCGCACTCGGACGCCGACGCCACGCAGGACCCCGCCGCGATCTGCGACTCCACCATGAAGACCTGCCTCCCGCACCTCAAGCGCCTGCTCGACCGCCTCAACCACGACGCCGCCGGCGATGGCGAGcaggtgccgccgccgccgccgccggtgacgTGCGTCGTGGCCGACAACGTCACCAGCTTCTGCCTGGACGCTGCCAAGGACATCGGCGTGCCTTGCCTGCTCTTCTGGACGGCCAGCGCCTGCGGCTACCTGGGCTACCGCCACTTCCAGTTCCTCATGGACGAAGGCCTTGCGCCTCTCAAAG ACGAGGCGCAGCTGACGAACGGGTACCTGGACACGCCGGTGGGGTGGGCGCGCGGGATGAGCAAGCACATGCGGCTCAGGGACTTCCCGAGCTTCATCTACACGATGCAGCGCGGCGACATCCTGCTGGACTTCATGATGCACGAGGTGTCGCGGacgaacgccgccgccgccgtcatccTCAACACCTTCGACGAGCTCGAGCCAGAGGCGCTGGACGCCATGCGCGCCATCCTGCCGCCGCCCGTCTACACCATCGGCCCGCTCAgtctcctcctcgagcggctggtggccaccgccgccgccgccgtccctgAACCTggcgacgacgtcgtcgtcgtcgacgccgCCGCGCTCGGCACGGTCCGCGCCAGCCTCTGGAAGGAAGACCACACCTGCCTGCGGTGGCTGGACGGCAGGGCGGCCCGCCGGTCCGTGGTGTACGTGAACTACGGGTGCGTCACCACCATGTCGAACCAGGACCTGGTGGAGTTCGCGTGGGGGCTGGCGAGCAGCGGCTACGACTTCCTGTGGATCATCCGGCCGGACCTGGTGAAGGGCGAGACGGCGGTGCTGCCGCCGGAGTTCGTGGAGTCCACCAAGGGCAGGTGCCTCCTGGCGAGCTGGTGCGAGCAGGAGGCGGTGCTGCGGCACGAGGCGGTGGGGGTGTTCCTGACGCACAGCGGGTGGAACTCCATGACGGAGAGCCTCAGCGCGGGCGTGCCCATGCTGTGCTGGCCCTTCTTCGCGGAGCAGCAGACCAACCGTCGGTACGCGTGCACCGAGTGGGGCGTGGGGATGGAGGTCGACGGCGACGTGCGGCGGGAGGCTCTGGCGGCAACGATACGGGAGGCAATGGCCGGCGACAAGGGGAAGGAGATGAAGCGGAGGGCGGACGAGTGGAAGGAGGCCGCCATTCGGGCCACGCAGCCTGGCGGCACGGCGTTGACCAACCTGGACGACCTAATCAAGAATCACGTCCTGCTACCTAAGTGCTGA